From the genome of Anopheles moucheti chromosome 3, idAnoMoucSN_F20_07, whole genome shotgun sequence, one region includes:
- the LOC128301573 gene encoding ubiquitin-conjugating enzyme E2 J2 yields MTNQKPTATCRLKQDYMRLKRDPVPYITAEPLPSNILEWHYVIKGPEDSLYYGGYYHGTLLFTKEFPFKPPSIYMTTPNGRFKTNKRLCLSISDFHPDTWNPAWSVATILTGLLSFMLETTPTMGSCETTPYEKRRYAQQSLEFNMKNEVFQELFPEICEEINERLQKIEEQRKQAAATAEDGSNGKESTSGDTETTDGGVFVAGRSGADDSNIWHSLYTNLIVLVGFVVFALIVHYVIKSMNI; encoded by the exons atgacgaaccagaaacCGACTGCCACATGCCGGCTAAAACAGGACTATATGCGTTTGAAGAGAGATCCAG taCCGTACATAACAGCTGAACCATTACCGTCGAATATCCTCGAATGGCACTATGTGATCAAGGGACCGGAAGATTCGCTATATTACGGTGGATACTACCACGGGACGCTGCTTTTCACCAAGGAGTTCCCGTTCAAACCACCGTCCATCTACATGACTACCCCGAATGGACGGttcaaaacgaacaaacgacTTTGTCTGAGCATATCGGACTTCCATCCCGACACCTGGAACCCTGCATGGTCTGTGGCTACCATCTTGACCGGTTTGTTGAGCTTTATGCTCGAAACGACGCCCACGATGGGCTCGTGCGAGACGACGCCGTACGAAAAACGCCGCTACGCTCAGCAGTCGCTGGAGTTTAACATGAAAAACGAAGTGTTTCAGGAACTGTTCCCCGAGATCTGCGAGGAGATCAACGAGAGGTTGCAGAAGATCGAAGAGCAACGCAAACAGGCTGCCGCAACCGCCGAAGACGGTAGCAACGGTAAGGAATCCACCTCGGGCGACACGGAAACGACGGACGGTGGCGTATTTGTGGCCGGCCGTTCCGGTGCGGATGATAGCAACATTTGGCATTCGTTGTACACCAATCTGATAGTGCTCGTGGGTTTCGTCGTGTTTGCGCTAATAGTGCATTACGTTATTAAAAGCATGAACATTTAA
- the LOC128302515 gene encoding basic proline-rich protein-like — translation MRLLVLLGCLLAASSSNAEITTVLGQNGYDYTPPKVPFPPPPSCPAGGVPPYCCTNGGQGPNCVVPRPPPPPPPPSCPAGGVPPYCCTNGGSGPNCYVPPPPTPPPTRPPPPPPACPAGGVPPYCCTNGGSGPNCYVPPPPTPPPTRPPPPPPACPAGGVPPYCCTNGGSGPNCYVPPPPTPPPTRPPPPPPACPAGGVPPYCCTNGGSGPNCYVPPPPTRPPPPPSCPAGGVPPYCCTNGGTGPNCYVPPPPTPPPTRPPPSCPAGGVPPYCCTNGGSGPNCYVPPPPTRPPTRPPPSCPAGGVPPYCCTNGGQGPNCVVPTRPPKVTPAPRPPFGCPNGGVPPNCCTNGGQGPNCVIPRPPPPPPSCPAGGVPPYCCTNGGTGPNCYVPLPPTPPPTRPPPPPPTRPPPACPAGGVPPYCCTNGGTGPNCYVPPPPTPPPTRPPPPPPTRPPSCPAGGVPPYCCTNGGTGPNCYVPPPPTPPPTRPPPPPPTRPPSCPAGGVPPYCCTNGGSGPNCYVPPPPTPPPTRPPPPPPTRPPSCPAGGVPPYCCTNGGSGPNCYVPPPPTPPPTRPPPPPPTRPPSCPAGGVPPYCCTNGGTGPNCYVPPPPTPPPTRPPPPPPTRPPSCPAGGVPPYCCTNGGSGPNCVVPTRPPPPTTQSNQYLPPCPNGGVGPNCQVPPTRPPSCPAGGVPPYCCTNGGTGPNCYVPPPPTRPPPPPPTRPPSCPAGGVPPYCCTNGGTGPNCYVPPPPTPPPTRPPPPPPTRPPPACPAGGVPPYCCTNGGTGPNCYVPPPPTPPPTRPPPPPPTRPPSCPAGGVPPYCCTNGGTGPNCYVPPPPTPPPTRPPPPPPTRPPSCPAGGVPPYCCTNGGSGPNCYVPPPPTPPPTRPPPPPPTRPPSCPAGGVPPYCCTNGGTGPNCYVPPPPTPPPTRPPPPSCPAGGVPPYCCTNGGSGPNCYVPTRPPPPPPTPGKDNEYLPPCTNGGVGPNCVVPTRPPPPPTRPPPACPAGGVPPYCCTNGGSGPNCYVPPPPTPPPTRPPPPPPACPAGGVPPYCCTNGGSGPNCYVPPPPTPPPTRPPPPPPACPAGGVPPYCCTNGGSGPNCYVPPPPTPPPTRPPPPTRPPPACPAGGIPPYCCTNGGSGPNCVVPTRPPPPPTSPAPSCPNGGVLPFCCTNGGQGPNCEVPSHILDEDGYHYKRPSKPFTF, via the exons atg CGATTGCTAGTGCTGCTGGGTTGTCTGCTAGCAGCATCTAGCAGCAATGCTGAGATTACGACCGTCCTGGGACAGAATGGTTACGACTACACTCCACCGAAAGTGCCCTTCCCGCCGCCACCAAGTTGCCCGGCTGGTGGAGTCCCGCCGTACTGCTGCACTAACGGAGGACAAGGACCTAACTGTGTAGTCCCTAGACCGCCGCCGCCTCCACCCCCACCGAGCTGCCCGGCCGGTGGAGTCCCGCCGTACTGTTGTACCAACGGGGGATCTGGACCGAACTGTTACGTTCCACCACCTCCAACGCCTCCACCGACACggccacctccaccaccgccggCATGTCCGGCCGGTGGAGTCCCGCCGTATTGCTGTACCAATGGAGGATCTGGACCGAACTGTTACGTTCCACCACCTCCAACGCCTCCACCGACGCggccacctccaccaccgccagcaTGCCCGGCCGGAGGAGTCCCGCCTTATTGCTGTACCAATGGAGGATCTGGACCGAACTGTTACGTTCCACCACCTCCAACGCCTCCACCGACGCggccacctccaccaccgccagcaTGCCCGGCCGGAGGAGTCCCGCCTTATTGCTGTACCAATGGAGGATCTGGACCGAACTGTTACGTTCCACCGCCTCCAACAaggcctccaccaccaccaagctGCCCGGCCGGCGGTGTTCCGCCCTACTGTTGCACGAACGGAGGTACCGGACCCAACTGCTAtgtgccaccaccacccacacCACCGCCAACGAGACCTCCACCCAGCTGTCCGGCCGGAGGAGTTCCTCCTTACTGCTGTACCAATGGAGGATCTGGTCCGAACTGTTACGTACCACCGCCTCCCACTCGACCACCAACTCGACCTCCACCGAGCTGCCCAGCCGGAGGAGTACCGCCTTACTGTTGCACTAACGGTGGCCAAGGACCCAACTGTGTTGTACCGACGAGACCACCAAAGG TAACTCCAGCCCCGAG ACCTCCATTCGGATGTCCTAATGGAGGAGTTCCACCGAACTGCTGCACAAATGGAGGACAAGGGCCTAACTGCGTGATTCCCAGACCTCCTCCGCCACCGCCTAGCTGCCCGGCCGGTGGAGTTCCTCCCTACTGCTGCACAAATGGAGGCACAGGACCTAACTGCTACGTCCCACTTCCACCTACTCCGCCTCCTACACGTCCTCCTCCACCCCCGCCAACTCGTCCTCCACCAGCTTGTCCGGCAGGAGGAGTTCCCCCGTACTGCTGTACCAATGGAGGAACTGGCCCGAACTGTTACGTTCCACCTCCGCCGACTCCACCACCGACCCGACCACCGCCTCCTCCGCCAACTCGCCCACCGAGCTGTCCAGCCGGAGGAGTTCCACCATACTGCTGTACCAATGGAGGAACTGGCCCGAATTGTTATGTACCACCTCCCCCGACCCCACCACCGACTCGGCCACCGCCTCCGCCACCAACACGTCCTCCAAGTTGTCCGGCAGGTGGAGTTCCTCCTTACTGTTGCACAAATGGAGGATCTGGACCTAACTGTTACGTACCACCGCCACCAACTCCACCACCAACGCGTCCCCCACCTCCTCCACCGACTCGTCCACCGAGCTGTCCAGCCGGAGGAGTTCCACCGTACTGTTGCACAAATGGAGGATCCGGCCCGAACTGCTAtgttccaccaccaccgacaccACCGCCAACTCGACCACCTCCTCCGCCACCAACGCGTCCTCCAAGCTGCCCGGCTGGAGGAGTACCGCCTTACTGTTGCACGAATGGTGGAACTGGTCCGAACTGCTATGTCCCACCGCCACCTACACCACCTCCAACAAGacctccaccgccaccaccaactCGCCCACCCAGCTGTCCGGCCGGAGGAGTTCCTCCTTACTGTTGCACGAATGGTGGTTCAGGACCTAACTGTGTTGTACCAACGAGACCTCCGCCACCAACGACCCAAAGCAATCAATATCTTCCCCCTTGTCCTAATGGGGGTGTTG GACCCAACTGCCAAGTACCACCAACTCGTCCTCCGAGCTGCCCGGCTGGTGGAGTTCCTCCTTACTGCTGTACTAACGGAGGTACTGGTCCGAACTGTtatgtaccaccaccaccaacaaggcctccgccgccaccaccaactCGGCCGCCGAGTTGTCCGGCCGGTGGAGTTCCTCCCTACTGCTGCACAAACGGAGGCACAGGACCTAACTGCTACGTCCCACCTCCACCTACTCCACCTCCTACACGTCCTCCTCCACCCCCGCCAACTCGTcctccgccagcttgtccggcAGGAGGAGTTCCCCCGTACTGCTGTACCAATGGAGGAACTGGCCCGAACTGTTACGTTCCACCTCCGCCGACTCCACCACCGACCCGACCACCGCCTCCTCCGCCAACTCGCCCACCGAGCTGTCCAGCCGGAGGAGTTCCTCCGTACTGCTGTACAAATGGTGGAACTGGTCCGAACTGTTACGTTCCTCCACCACCAACTCCACCACCTACTCgcccgccaccgccaccaccaacgcGTCCCCCAAGCTGTCCGGCCGGAGGAGTCCCTCCCTATTGTTGTACGAATGGAGGAAGTGGCCCGAACTGTTATGTTCCACCGCCACCGACACCGCCTCCAACTaggcctccaccaccacccccaactcgaccaccatcttgtccagcaGGAGGAGTTCCTCCGTATTGCTGCACGAATGGCGGAACTGGTCCTAACTGCTACGTACCACCGCCTCCAACACCTCCACCGACACGGCCACCACCGCCTAGCTGCCCAGCAGGTGGAGTTCCACCGTACTGCTGCACGAACGGAGGATCTGGACCGAACTGCTACGTTCCAACTCgtccaccacctccaccacctactcCTGGCAAGGACAATGAATATCTCCCACCGTGCACTAACGGAGGAGTTG GTCCCAACTGTGTTGTTCCAACGAGACCTCCTCCTCCACCCACTCGTCCACCGCCAGCATGTCCGGCCGGAGGAGTCCCGCCATATTGCTGTACCAATGGAGGATCTGGACCGAACTGTTACGTTCCACCACCTCCAACGCCTCCACCGACACggccacctccaccaccgccggCATGTCCGGCCGGAGGAGTCCCGCCGTATTGCTGTACCAATGGAGGATCTGGACCGAACTGTTACGTTCCACCACCTCCAACGCCTCCACCGACGCggccacctccaccaccgccagcaTGCCCGGCCGGAGGAGTCCCGCCTTATTGCTGTACCAATGGAGGATCTGGACCGAATTGCTATGTCCCACCGCCACCTACACCTCCCCCAACTAGACCACCCCCACCAACTCGTCCTCCGCCGGCATGTCCGGCTGGTGGTATTCCACCGTACTGTTGCACGAATGGAGGTTCCGGACCGAACTGCGTTGTTCCGACGAGACCTCCACCTCCTCCAACAAGCCCTGCGCCTAGCTGTCCTAACGGTGGTGTGTTGCCTTTCTGTTGCACTAATGGTGGCCAAGGACCGAACTGCGAGGTACCGTCGCACATTCTGGACGAAGATGGCTACCATTACAAGCGGCCAAGCAAACCGTTCACGTTCTAG
- the LOC128302313 gene encoding mitochondrial E3 ubiquitin protein ligase 1, with product MEYLQEAVLLGVDLLVLVLCSNQYYKLRKNCRALKDAPQLPIDDQLSDRLRKEPDQKLKYAVIRGSVTPIGTALRSAMSPSVTGVLQTMTLTEHRVARAMLGFWQEEKQIIHVSANETPFKLVNGKQGVEIVNGLSAELLDMDTVYENYEPSSLTVFDHLFGLFSGVRQKGLQTTEEMLRDGSFITAVGELEFDDSGVRLHPPSNGSPMFLTTATKSTLLKRLEEAKSSTLLKMIVCGTISAVLIGLITRKIYKRKKQEWEENKLRKQLEQSRATRRARMRSTVISEDQLCVVCIVNPKEVICLPCGHVCLCENCAQKINLHCPVCRTVIETKAAAFIS from the exons ATGGAATACTTGCAAGAAGCCGTTCTGCTAGGCGTCGATCTTTTAGTGCTGGTGCTGTGCAGCAATCAGTACTATAAACTCAGGAAAAATTGTCGTGCATTGAAG GATGCGCCTCAGCTACCAATCGATGACCAGCTGTCCGATCGGTTACGCAAAGAACCGGACCAGAAGCTCAAATATGCCGTTATTCGGGGAAGCGTCACACCCATCGGTACTGCACTTCGGAGTGCAATGTCCCCTTCGGTCACCGGGGTGCTTCAGACGATGACCTTAAC CGAGCATCGAGTTGCACGCGCAATGCTTGGCTTTTggcaggaagaaaaacaaatcattcacGTATCGGCCAACGAAACTCCTTTCAAGCTTGTGAATGGCAAACAAGGGGTGGAAATCGTTAATGGCCTTTCCGCAGAGCTGCTTGATATGGATACGGTGTACGAAAATTACGAACCTTCCTCGCTGACCGTGTTCGATCatctgttcggtttgttttcggGCGTACGACAAAAGGGTTTGCAAACAACGGAAGAGATGTTGCGCGACGGCAGCTTCATCACGGCCGTCGGTGAGCTGGAGTTCGATGATAGCGGTGTGCGTCTGCATCCACCATCGAACGGGTCGCCGATGTTTCTTACCACAGCCACTAAAAGCACACTGCTCAAGCGCCTGGAGGAGGCTAAGTCTTCCACCCTGCTGAAGATGATCGTGTGCGGCACAATATCGGCGGTACTGATCGGGCTAATTACGCGAAAGATTTACAAGCGCAAAAAGCAGGAATGGGAGGAAAATAAGCTACGCAAACAGCTGGAACAGTCACGCGCTACCCGCCGGGCGCGTATGCGATCGACTGTAATAAGCGAGGATCAGCTGTGCGTTGTTTGCATCGTGAATCCGAAGGAAGTGATCTGCCTGCCGTGTGGCCACGTCTGCTTGTGTGAAAATTGTGCACAGAAAATTAACCTACACTGTCCAGTGTGCCGAACGGTCATTGAAACCAAAGCAGCCGCTTTTatttcgtaa
- the LOC128300246 gene encoding calcium homeostasis endoplasmic reticulum protein, which yields MEISAPSPPNDIELRNIIDKLADFVARNGPEFESMTKSKQRGNPKFAFLYGGEYYNYYQYKVITKQAMMKQQQQQLPQNMSLPPLMGQHGIPPLLAGFAQQPPPQAQLSGVAMQHQQQLHHQQQSQAQLASQLVPSSNPNGNSSNNSMPQIWSNPPPVNAGPPNTAVQMVPNNINSQLTAQLEALTKQQQILTEQIRQSEMNLTAQHGVLLQQQQAKIDDALIRAQEEMLINQSKEYNIPLHEFDSKLQPIIDSCTKDSISNGKGWILQHCTDSGKCQIISQYLLRKALIAGVLFTQKLHLIYLVNDVIHHCIRKNADELKKCLESAVIPMFCNAQITANDEQRVKLTKLLSLWESKGNFFDACVISKLKSPPSSLQEYQTSLLTQHANVVSAITQATKTTFENYQQQHQAFVQHATQQMAMLEKQKQQHLEQHARKAGAHGALAGGPPPLLPELMAAVVGANSGAVNGGGGGGLVGPTLPSVGPPGQPQPPLSQANDRGGPPSGGNGGGQIPSLLDQNINFGLLSAALQKLKNIQDNGPLGSGVAGGGNANNIAPPPPPGRDGDNSGDYTQPPPNFPIPDLSRPPPNFQYGAANLPPPGDGMNSNNNSGGLPPDHRHSQHHPDNRSNDERDDRQLAGPGGMMLDDRDRDDLDQDPSDLQDDHDQQQQEETEEVAPPTPVKIPYFELPAGLMVPLIRLEDYSYHPLDPDEIRLPPPTPTNDRLVGAVEAFYAPPSHERPRDGEGWEKLALYEYFKVKNASRKQKEDEIDRGLRDRSRSPSPINPELLKATKKQKKRTYRSKSRSRSRSRSPGDNGAMHGLQQQSLHGPGRNNQRHHRNHRSRSRSRSRSRSRSPTRRSPSSGPSPMPVSSGARPSRSRSPNRRGGGNERDHREPRGGGGRDIRRSPTPPSFGGGGYMKAASNFLEESSKPGGSGIGTSGNHQFHNTMKVGGGGGGGMGGSSGAMGGDRIGLGATVEPIRQETYNPADPYESFRKNKGAAFITRMKARADERN from the exons ATGGAAATATCAGCTCCATCACCACCAAATG ATATCGAACTACGGAACATTATCGACAAACTAGCCGATTTCGTGGCTCGCAATGGACCAGAGTTTGAGTCGATGACCAAATCTAAACAGAGAGGCAACCCAAAGTTTGCGTTTCTGTACGGCGGAGAATACTACAATTACTATCAGTACAAAGTGATAACCAAGCAAGCAA TGAtgaagcagcaacaacagcaactccCACAAAACATGTCTTTGCCTCCGCTAATGGGACAGCACGGTATTCCTCCGTTGTTGGCGGGGTTTGCGCAGCAACCGCCACCACAAGCACAACTATCTGGTGTCGCTatgcagcaccagcaacaactccatcatcaacaacagTCACAAGCGCAACTAGCTTCCCAACTAGTACCCTCGTCGAATCCGAACGGAAACAGTTCAAATAACTCAATGCCCCAAATATGGTCCAATCCACCGCCGGTAAATGCTGGACCACCAAACACCGCGGTACAGATGGTGCCCAACAATATAAACAGTCAGTTGACGGCACAGCTCGAAGCACTTaccaaacagcagcagattTTAACCGAACAAATACGTCAATCGGAAATGAATCTCACGGCTCAACATGGG GTTCtgctgcaacagcaacaagcgAAGATAGACGACGCCCTGATTCGAGCGCAGGAAGAAATGCTTATCAATCAGTCGAAGGAATACAACATCCCACTGCACGAGTTCGACAGCAAACTGCAGCCAATAATAGATTCCTGCACGAAAGACAGTATATCCAATG GAAAAGGCTGGATTTTACAGCATTGTACCGATTCGGGAAAATGTCAAATTATTTCGCAGTATCTTTTGAGAAA GGCGTTAATAGCTGGAGTTTTATTTACGCAAAAATTGCACCTGATATATTTAGTAAATGATGTTATACATCATTG CATCCGGAAAAATGCCGACGAGCTGAAAAAATGTCTGGAAAGCGCGGTAATTCCTATGTTCTGCAACGCTCAGATAA CCGCCAATGACGAACAAAGGGTGAAACTTACCAAGCTCCTGTCGCTGTGGGAATCAAAAGGAAACTTCTTCGATGCCTGCGTCATTTCGAAGCTGAAATCTCCTCCTTCATCGCTGCAGGAGTACCAGACCAGTCTGCTGACACAGCATGCTAATGTCGTCTCGGCGATTACGCAAGCCACTAAAACAACATTTGAGAA CtatcaacaacagcatcaagcATTTGTGCAGCATGCCACACAACAAATGGCAATgctggaaaagcaaaaacagcaacaccttgaacaacatgctcgtAAAGCTGGTGCACACGGTGCTTTGGCCGGAGGTCCTCCACCACTGTTGCCGGAACTGATGGCAGCAGTAGTCGGAGCAAACAGTGGCGCGGTgaatggtggtggaggtggcggTCTCGTTGGTCCAACACTACCTTCCGTTGGACCGCCTGGCCAACCACAACCACCTCTGTCGCAGGCTAATGATCGTGGTGGACCTCCATCAGGCGGCAATGGTGGGGGACAGATTCCCTCCCTTTTGgatcaaaacatcaattttggTCTACTTTCGGCCGCGTTGCAGAAGTTGAAAAATATTCAAGACAACGGCCCACTCGGATCGGGTGTTGCCGGAGGCGGAAATGCGAATAACATAGCGCCCCCACCACCGCCTGGCCGGGATGGGGATAACAGTGGAGATTATACGCAGCCACCACCCAACTTCCCTATTCCGGATCTGTCGCGACCTCCTCCCAATTTCCAGTACGGTGCAGCAAACCTTCCACCACCGGGTGACGGTATGAATAGTAACAATAACAGTGGTGGATTGCCTCCGGATCATAGGCACTCCCAACACCATCCGGATAATCGATCGAATGACGAACGTGATGATAGGCAGTTAGCTGGGCCTGGAGGTATGATGCTGGACGACCGTGATCGAGATGATCTGGATCAGGATCCATCGGATCTTCAAGATGATCatgatcagcagcagcaagaagaAACGGAGGAGGTTGCTCCACCGACTCCTGTGAAGATACCTTATTTTGAGCTACCGGCTGGTTTAATGGTACCGTTGATTCGGCTCGAAGATTACAGCTATCATCCGCTGGATCCGGACGAAATTCGACTGCctccaccaacaccaaccaacGATCGTTTGGTGGGTGCGGTTGAAGCATTCTATGCTCCTCCAAGCCACGAACGACCACGAGATGG TGAGGGATGGGAAAAGCTGGCCCTGTACGAGTACTTTAAGGTGAAAAACGCTTCTCGAAAGCAGAAGGAAGATGAAATCGATCGAGGCCTGCGAGACCGATCGCGATCACCATCACCGATCAATCCGGAACTGTTGAAGGCaacgaaaaagcaaaaaaagcgcACTTATCGTTCGAAAAGTCGCTCTCGCTCGCGTTCGCGCTCTCCGGGCGACAATGGCGCAATGCACGGATTGCAGCAACAGTCGTTGCATGGACCGGGACGTAATAACCAACGTCATCACCGAAATCATAGATCGCGAAGCAGATCTCGATCCCGGTCACGCTCACGGTCACCTACTAGACGGTCGCCCTCATCGGGCCCTTCTCCAATGCCAGTGTCATCCGGTGCTCGGCCGAGCCGAAGTCGATCGCCTAACCGGCGAGGTGGTGGTAATGAGCGAGATCATCGAGAACCGCGTGGTGGTGGCGGGCGTGATATTAGGCGATCACCGACTCCGCCTAGCTTTGGTGGCGGCGGGTACATGAAAGCGGCTAGCAATTTTCTCGAAGAAAGCAGCAAACCAGGAGGCAGTGGAATCGGCACCAGTGGTAACCATCAATTTCACAATACAATGAAggtaggtggtggtggtggtggtggaatggGCGGTTCGAGTGGCGCTATGGGAGGAGATCGTATTGGGCTAGGCGCCACGGTAGAACCGATACGACAGGAGACCTACAATCCGGCGGATCCTTACGAAAGTTTTCGTAAGAATAAAGGTGCCGCTTTTATCACGCGTATGAAGGCACGGGCGGATGAGCGAAACTAG